A window of Pseudophryne corroboree isolate aPseCor3 chromosome 1, aPseCor3.hap2, whole genome shotgun sequence genomic DNA:
TCCATGAAGAAGGAACCCTTCCACATAATGATGCAACTGTGTGGCCCTCAGCTCATCTACCTTACTGTCACTCATAAGTTTCTGCAGTAGGACAGAGGCATCCCTCTGGAAAAAAACATTCAAAATGTCAATCAGTTTTGTCAGATTATGGAAAACGTACTCTTTAAGAGTCACATTGTCTTCAAAATAAAGCAGCTTGCCACTCTCATGTAAATAAGACAGGGCACTCTGCAGCCTGTCCTCGGTTAGCCCTGCCTGTAGGCCTAGTCTTGCCGAATCCCACCAGGTCAGCCACAGCTCCTGAGGTTTAAAGTGCAATTCCTCCAGCATTTGCCAAGATTTAGGAAGAACTCTATGTAAGTTTGGGAAAATCTCTCTGTGTTCGGCCACAGAAAGCAGCTTTTCCCTCAAGCGCCTAATGTTCGAATAATCGTTGCAGCTAACACAAAGCACAGGTGAGAGAATCTGAAGACGGTTGTTCATTAAATATTGGAACTGGGCTTTTCTTCTTCTCAAATTCTTGTCATTAACACCATAAAAAGCTGCATGAGGGTTTGAGGAACGCATGTCGTAGTCTTGGCTGAGAGCTTCATCAACAGTCTGTGCCAAATTTTGTAGTGTCTCTGAATCCTTCTTCTCCTGCTGTGATATCTGTTGGTGTATATCAAGGCATTTCTCCTCCATCTCCATCCCCTCACATAAATCTGCATGAGTCCCTACTATGCAAACAACTGCATGTGGTACCTTGGCACTGATAAAATGTAGAAAATACCCTACAGATGTATAAAAATGCTTAGAAACGTAGGACTTTAAATTAACTACTAAGATATAGAGAGCACCAGGGGAGAGAAAGAAAGGGTTGATTATGTCATAGCTCTGGTCCCCAGCTAAATCATAAACGATAAAGATAAGTCCTcgctccgcatcagcagtccagttAGTGACCTCAATCCCTGTATTTACCAGTATCCGACTGGTTTGGTGACCGTCGGTCAGGCAATGTCTCAGCACAGTTTTGCCAGCATTCTTCAGCCCAGAGAGGACTAGTTTTAACCTTGGCTTTACTGCTGGCTGTGAATGGGCAAGTTCCTTCTGATAAGCAGCAATGTAAGGGATGCCTTTCATACACACCTCATAAGGGGGCTGAATCAGGGGGTTGTCTTTGATCTTCCAGATTTTAACTTTGGAGAGCTTACCAAAGTCATCAGGGAGAATTGCTATTTGGTTGCCCTGCAAGACCAGCTCCTCCAGTAAGCCGAGCTTCACAATGGTGTCTGGCAGGTACCTGATCCTGTTGTTGTCCAGCCACAAAGTCACCAGCCTGAGGAGGCTGCAGATTCCTTCTGGCACTACGGTCAGCCTGTTCCTGCTCATGTAGAGCTCCTCCAGCTCCCGCAGCTGCAGCAGGATCCCGGGGAATTCCTGGAAGGAGTTGGAGGACAAGTTGATCATCCTCAGCTTCTGCAGGGAGCCGAAGCCGTCAGCCAGCGAGCACAGGCGGTTGTTGTCCAGCATGAGGCTCTCCAGGTTGCTGAGCTGACAGAAGGAGTCGGGCAGGGAGCAGAGGCCTGTGCTGCTCAGCCACAGCACCTTCAGGGAGCTCATGGCCCGGATGCCGTCGGGGAGGGAGCCGCCGCAGCTGCTGCCCAGCATCTTGTTGCCGGAGAAGTCCAGCTCCTCCAGGCCGGGCAGGTGCAGCAGCTGTTGGGGGAAGCTGCGCAGCTCGTTGTGGTCCAGGTCCAGGGCTCGGAGGCGGGGCAGCGCCTGCACGGTGTCCGGCAGGTGGCTGATGCGGTTGAAGCTGACGTCCAGTTCCTCCAGCTGCAGCAGGGAGCCGATCTGCCGGGGCAAGGTCTGCAGCTTGTTGTGGCTCAGGCAGAGCTTCCGCAGCTGGCCCAGCAGCCCAACCGCCTCGGTCAGACAGCTCAGCTGGTTGTGGCTCATGTCCAGCTCGGTCAGGCGGCCCAGCTCGTACACGGCCGAGGGCACGCTGAGGAACTTGTTCCTGCGCAGGATGAGGACGTGCAGGTTGCCCGCACCCAGGCTCTGCAGCCCGTCCGGCACCTCCTCCAGGGAGTTGTTGCCCAGGTTCAGCACCTCCACGTCCCCCAGGTCCTCGGGCAGGATGAGCTTGTTCTGCTCCCCGCAGCTCAGTGTCAGCTGGCGCAGGCTGCTCCGCAGTTTCCTGGAGCGCAGGGCTGCGTCCCTCCATAGCCGGGCGGTCCTCAGGTCACAGCTGGCGCTGCTGCCGCAGGCGTCCTGTGCTGCCATCATCATCATTGTCAGGGGGGTGGGAGGTCAGCGCCGGGACAGCGGCATGGTCGGGGCCGGGGTCAGCGCTCCGTCAGCCGGCTGCAGGAGGGGGGCGCATACATAACGCCGGCAGCGCCTGTTACATGATGTCCCCGATGTGCTGCTGCAGCCGGTGACACCGCCTCAGGGTTGGGGAGGCAGCAGGGGGCAGTGCCGCGGAGGGGAGGAGAAGGAGGCTGGAGCAGCAGCAGAGAGATCCGGGCAGCAGCCGGGGTAGCTGGCAGCGATGCCCACCGTCTTATGCCTGGCCTGGCTGCATCCCCTTCGTACAGCGGGCAGCGGCTGGCATGCTGAGGGGGGGCAACTGCACATGTTTCCCTGCCCCCCTGTGTGAGATCCGgcggtgacagcagcagcagtgatggTAATAACAATGGCAGAGCagaaagatacaaaaaaaaaaaattcaacttcCTCACTGCAGCTCCTTCCCGGCAGCCTCAGCCCACAGGGAGGGAGCCGGCGGCTATTGTCTGTGCAGGGATGATGTCTTCTGCTTCCCAATGAGTGGATGTGTCCTtggtggaggaggaggagtggcCGCCGCTGCTCCCGTGAGTAGTATCAGCAGCAgctccctctctctgtgctgtgaTGATGGTGACTCCTAACCTgctgctccctcccctcctccctctcacatcaCAGGGTGGGGACTGGCACACACACGTAGCTCAGAAGTGAGAGCAGCCGCCTTCACGCTTGCTGTGTGAGGTGTACGCCACCTTGTGGCCATGCCAGTGCTATAGCGGTCTCTGTTCAGGCCACGTAACTCCTCACAGCTGAGTTACCCGCTGACTGCGGGATCATGGTGCTGCCGGCAGTGTGACAGGAGCATATGTCACCTCCTGCTTGTGTACAAGTCACGCTGAGGGTGAGGTGTATCAAGCCAATGGGGGAAaacgtggagaagttgcacatagcaaccacccTCTATAAAAttgcagttggaagctgattggttggtatgggaagcatatccacttctttttttttttactaggtttgatacatctccccttcagCAGATAGGGCACCACCAATGCACAATGGAGGtgattcatatctgatcgctgggctgtcattttgctgtcctgcgatcagatagtcgccatctccaggagtgtaaattcgccgtggaaGTGTGGGATGCAATGTGTATGGCAAACTGCGAAAATCCAGtgcgtgcagtctgtgcgcaacccaggacttactcctacagtgtgatcacaacaggctgatcggggccatagCGGACATCAGACATCTGAAAACACTTGGACACATcagggtttttccggacactcccaataaacgctcagttaccacccacaaactgcctcctcctgtcaatcaccttgcgaacgcccgtgcgaacagattttttgcaccatcctgttgctggccCGCTATGCCCGTTGTTGTCCGAcgaacgtgcgcattgcggtgcatgcgcatttagGACCTGCTCGccagctgtgcgaaaacgtacagcagcgatcagatctgaatgacccccaatgcagtgacatgcggtggggtgaggcaggtgaggcagagcttttcctgtcatacttacgtttaaaccagcgctttgactgaataaagtatatgaaaaatactaataatttgtttgaaatatcttctttgcattattctaataatttttatagcccaaactctggagtaaaaagtctatggcaggtgaggcagtgcctcccctgaatatcttttccgcacatctctgatcaaaactcacaaaatttccaggagtttatactgctgcacctgtgtataatgcccagatgtaccctttggctcatatattgcatgtaaatctggctctggtgcaagcAAGTGcttcctgagcaatttagctcaccgcacgtccctgccccaATGTGTATCATCCGATATTGATCCTGATTGTTTTCACAAATGCAACACTGCTAAGCTTTCCAATTGTGCATCACCTCCAGCATTCATCAGCTCATTACTAGCACATGTGTATTGCTTAGGTGAGTAACAAAGTGCTAAATCATTTGTGATGATTGTTTAGCATAGATAAAAAAAATCTTTGACTGTCAGGTAAATACCCTGTGTTATAAATCTCTCCTGGGAATGTCTGAATTATGGTAAAGTAGCCCCCAATATTTATTTACCAATATAGATTAGAATATAATTGATCTATATTTTTATGGGcatcccaaaaaaataaataattgaagcTTGTTTGAAAACGTTTAAgtagtgcacaccacaacatccccAACACCATTCACATTATGTTGACTGCTGCTTAAGCTACagtaggtacacactggcagatttttttttttttttttttggtctgcccGACAATCTGACtatttttcaggaaattgtaggccaaaatatctgagctacacacttaaagattttttttttttcagttaccaattttctgccacatcacactgcgTTTGCATATATCCACCCACAAggtggatgacatagtgacaggtaaACATAGGAAATGTGGGCAGATTATTAAAAATGTGCACACACTGCAAGATATCGGGAATTTGTGGCCAAGATTTTTGGTCTGGGCCGATTGATAGGAAAATCGATCGTTCGGGTGTGTGTGCAAGACATTTAATACCccgttcacatcgcacaaataacccggtatcgacacggcatattgccatgtcgaaacgggtcagtgtgcgatgttaaaacgcctttgccgaattagcgggtcgcctgacccggtaattcaacccggttaaaaagaagggttattaccgggttgaataccgggtcaggtgcagtgtgaatgggagccgcgtcgatgcgacactgctcccattcacagcatagggagaggcggcgcaggagatgagctcatctcccagcgccgcctccacccccgcccctgctgctgctgcgccccccgctgctatggtaaccgacccggtatattgccgggtcggaaagccagcaaaggagcgcaaatgccggatcccacccggtaaggacacgtttctcttaccgggtaggatccggcatttgcgatctgaaagcagcattactcaGCCTTAATTCTGATTACTTCGTAAATATATACTATGCATACATCATGTGCACAGTACATGTACTTGTAATCAGGAGCTGTGGGCAGCATTCATCCACATGGTGCCTGAAACTAGAGCACAGCTAGATATAGCAACATTGATCCCTGAGATGGATCTTGCATGCACTCAGCATACTACCTCAGTAGCAGGTGGAAttcggtgaaagccggaccggaACAGATTCCGGAATGC
This region includes:
- the MFHAS1 gene encoding malignant fibrous histiocytoma-amplified sequence 1 isoform X1; its protein translation is MMMMAAQDACGSSASCDLRTARLWRDAALRSRKLRSSLRQLTLSCGEQNKLILPEDLGDVEVLNLGNNSLEEVPDGLQSLGAGNLHVLILRRNKFLSVPSAVYELGRLTELDMSHNQLSCLTEAVGLLGQLRKLCLSHNKLQTLPRQIGSLLQLEELDVSFNRISHLPDTVQALPRLRALDLDHNELRSFPQQLLHLPGLEELDFSGNKMLGSSCGGSLPDGIRAMSSLKVLWLSSTGLCSLPDSFCQLSNLESLMLDNNRLCSLADGFGSLQKLRMINLSSNSFQEFPGILLQLRELEELYMSRNRLTVVPEGICSLLRLVTLWLDNNRIRYLPDTIVKLGLLEELVLQGNQIAILPDDFGKLSKVKIWKIKDNPLIQPPYEVCMKGIPYIAAYQKELAHSQPAVKPRLKLVLSGLKNAGKTVLRHCLTDGHQTSRILVNTGIEVTNWTADAERGLIFIVYDLAGDQSYDIINPFFLSPGALYILVVNLKSYVSKHFYTSVGYFLHFISAKVPHAVVCIVGTHADLCEGMEMEEKCLDIHQQISQQEKKDSETLQNLAQTVDEALSQDYDMRSSNPHAAFYGVNDKNLRRRKAQFQYLMNNRLQILSPVLCVSCNDYSNIRRLREKLLSVAEHREIFPNLHRVLPKSWQMLEELHFKPQELWLTWWDSARLGLQAGLTEDRLQSALSYLHESGKLLYFEDNVTLKEYVFHNLTKLIDILNVFFQRDASVLLQKLMSDSKVDELRATQLHHYVEGFLLHGLLPTHVIKLLLKPHIKTQQDLQLILELLEKMGLCYCINKPKSKPLNGATAWYKFPCYVKNEVPHAEAWINGTNLSGQSLAVEQLQIEYSFPFIFPPGLFARFSVQINSHIVHRSDGKFQIFAYRGKVPVVVSFRPSKGALQPDILSIASHASLPNIWTAWQAITPLVEELNALLQEWPGLYYTVHVLCSKCLKRGSPNPHTFPGELLTQPRPEGITEIICPKNGSEKVNVALVYPPTPTVISPCSK
- the MFHAS1 gene encoding malignant fibrous histiocytoma-amplified sequence 1 isoform X2; this translates as MMMMAAQDACGSSASCDLRTARLWRDAALRSRKLRSSLRQLTLSCGEQNKLILPEDLGDVEVLNLGNNSLEEVPDGLQSLGAGNLHVLILRRNKFLSVPSAVYELGRLTELDMSHNQLSCLTEAVGLLGQLRKLCLSHNKLQTLPRQIGSLLQLEELDVSFNRISHLPDTVQALPRLRALDLDHNELRSFPQQLLHLPGLEELDFSGNKMLGSSCGGSLPDGIRAMSSLKVLWLSSTGLCSLPDSFCQLSNLESLMLDNNRLCSLADGFGSLQKLRMINLSSNSFQEFPGILLQLRELEELYMSRNRLTVVPEGICSLLRLVTLWLDNNRIRYLPDTIVKLGLLEELVLQGNQIAILPDDFGKLSKVKIWKIKDNPLIQPPYEVCMKGIPYIAAYQKELAHSQPAVKPRLKLVLSGLKNAGKTVLRHCLTDGHQTSRILVNTGIEVTNWTADAERGLIFIVYDLAGDQSYDIINPFFLSPGALYILVVNLKSYVSKHFYTSVGYFLHFISAKVPHAVVCIVGTHADLCEGMEMEEKCLDIHQQISQQEKKDSETLQNLAQTVDEALSQDYDMRSSNPHAAFYGVNDKNLRRRKAQFQYLMNNRLQILSPVLCVSCNDYSNIRRLREKLLSVAEHREIFPNLHRVLPKSWQMLEELHFKPQELWLTWWDSARLGLQAGLTEDRLQSALSYLHESGKLLYFEDNVTLKEYVFHNLTKLIDILNVFFQRDASVLLQKLMSDSKVDELRATQLHHYVEGFLLHGLLPTHVIKLLLKPHIKTQQDLQLILELLEKMGLCYCINKPKSKPLNGATAWYKFPCYVKNEVPHAEAWINGTNLSGQSLAVEQLQIEYSFPFIFPPGLFARFSVQINSHIVHRSDGKFQIFAYRGKVPVVVSFRPSKGALQPDILSIASHASLPNIWTAWQAITPLVEELNALLQEWPGLYYTVHVLCSKCLKRGSPNPHTFPVTLELLFFLEGHTCILSWHHSTHNSHLDLLPHYLPEVTIEK